The Salvia miltiorrhiza cultivar Shanhuang (shh) chromosome 1, IMPLAD_Smil_shh, whole genome shotgun sequence genome has a window encoding:
- the LOC131000335 gene encoding uncharacterized protein LOC131000335, whose translation MSGVPKLVDLCTAAIADELLQGDDNDDIFLVIYELPPELFDGLLPQLPPLALHKLQDKLPINFMESKEHAYDDNRDCRKRRRCDILDSAWRALYKARWPNLSQQKQAVAWFDRNKEKYESVNDWQQKYWEAHLQDCVDAIAETALLPSYDGSIGELQIPGGILEQIGGKDYLIKLSLDSLKFSRHCQQFGVYVRRLRLPNALCAAETCELLQNSKLGSLELQWIKSNDHVEGLCKLLNQSTETLKSIEFIHCKLSPDFVNAICDSLHMTGLQVHGVEHFSIKRSSFLQADSSPVPVGLTSFLTSGRSLQSLTLCDGHLGRNFARGIFNSLLDASSSISMLDLSENSISGFLSQFRWRSSSCPSKMYKSLQSIRVLNLRSCNLEQDDAGSLRHALNCMPNLESLDLSDNPIEDGVGSLIAYFTEISGRDVPFTDLKLENCEVSCNQMVQLLGVLSTLNKPLHKLSIKGNMLGSKIGGPLGKFLCTGILSLDAEDIGLGPSGFLQAVKEISEELKIAYINISNNQGALGAAKFISSLVKHADKIVAIDARYNLMPMESLSVISSGLKDSKGRLEHLDLAGNTFCHQLTDADSVLAELRIHGQFALNVLLSAVPHVPYDNDP comes from the exons ATGTCTGGAGTGCCCAAATTAGTTGATTTATGCACGGCCGCCATTGCCGATGAACTTCTCCAAG GGGACGATAACGACGATATCTTTTTGGTTATTTATGAACTGCCGCCGGAATTGTTTGATGGATTGTTGCCGCAGCTGCCTCCATTAGCACTGCACAAGTTGCAAGATAAATT GCCAATCAACTTCATGGAGAGCAAAGAGCATGCTTACGATGATAATAGAGACTGTCGAAAACGTAGAAG ATGCGACATTTTAGATTCAGCGTGGCGTGCACTATACAAAGCTCGATGGCCTAATCTCAGTCAGCAGAAGCAGGCTGTGGCTTGGTTTGATAGAAATAAAGAAAAGTATGAGTCAGTAAATGATTGGCAGCAAAAGTACTGGGAGGCACATTTGCAAGA TTGTGTTGATGCCATAGCAGAAACAGCTTTGCTGCCATCTTATGATGGTTCTATTGGGGAATTACAAATTCCAG GTGGTATACTGGAGCAGATTGGTGGCAAGGATTACTTGATTAAGTTGTCACTTGACTCCCTCAAATTCTCTCGTCACTGCCAGCAGTTTGGAGTTTATGTCAG ACGGCTAAGGCTTCCAAACGCATTATGTGCAGCAGAAACTTGT GAATTGTTACAAAACAGTAAGTTGGGAAGTCTGGAGCTTCAGTGGATTAAATCCAATGACCAT GTTGAGGGATTATGTAAACTTCTGAACCAGAGTACTGAGACTCTGAAATCAATTGAATTTATCCATTGCAAGCTTTCTCCAGATTTTGTCAATGCCATATGTGATTCACTGCACATGACGGGTCTTCAAGTGCATGGAGTTGAGCATTTCTCAATCAAGAGATCAAGCTTTCTTCAGGCTGATTCATCTCCCGTTCCAGTCGGACTGACATCATTCTTAACATCTGGGAG GTCCCTGCAATCATTAACTTTATGTGATGGCCATCTGGGGCGAAATTTTGCTAGGGGGATTTTTAATTCCCTCCTTGATGCTTCATCTAGTATTTCCATGCTAGACCTCTCAGAAAATAGT ATCTCAGGATTCCTTTCTCAGTTTCGGTGGAGATCATCAAGTTGCCCTTCTAAAATGTACAAATCATTGCAGTCAATACGAGTGCTCAACTTAAG GTCATGTAACTTAGAACAGGATGATGCAGGGTCTCTCAGACACGCCCTGAATTGCATGCCTAATCTGGAGAGTCTTGATTTGAGTGACAATCCAATCGAGGATGGAGTCGG GAGCCTGATTGCCTATTTTACTGAGATCTCTGGCAGAGATGTACCCTTTACTGATCTGAAGCTTGAAAATTGTGAGGTTTCATGCAACCAAATGGTTCAACTTCTTGGAGTTCTTTCAACTTTGAATAAACCTCTTCATAAGCTTTCGATTAAAGGCAATATGCTTGGCAG TAAAATTGGGGGACCTTTGGGAAAATTTTTGTGCACAGGTATTTTATCCCTTGATGCTGAAGACATCGGACTTGGTCCTTCCGGTTTTCTACAAGCGGTAAAGGAAATATCAGAAGAACTGAAGATTGCTTACATAAATATAAG CAATAACCAAGGTGCGCTTGGAGCTGCAAAGTTCATATCGAGCCTCGTTAAACACGCTGACAAAATTGTTGCAATTGATGCAAGATATAACTTAATGCCTATGGAATCTTTATCAGTAATATCCTCTGGCTTGAAAGACTCAAAAG GGAGACTGGAGCATCTGGACTTGGCTGGAAACACTTTCTGTCATCAACTTACTGATGCAGATTCTGTTTTAGCTGAACTCCGAATCCATGGACAATTTGCCCTTAATGTTCTATTATCAGCTGTGCCACATGTACCGTACGACAATGATCCTTAG